A single window of Balaenoptera ricei isolate mBalRic1 chromosome 15, mBalRic1.hap2, whole genome shotgun sequence DNA harbors:
- the LOC132349878 gene encoding MHC class II transactivator-like has translation MNHFQTILSQVRMLLSSHRPSQVQALLDNLLAEDLLSREYHYALLHEPDGEALARKISLTLMEKGDPDLAPLGWIWSGLQAPAAERDSGYKDPGVGKAALDRNQGLWLSWRERQVLRELRL, from the exons ATGAATCACTTCCAGACCATCCTGAGTCAGGTCCGGATGCTGCTCTCCAGCCATCGGCCGAGCCAAGTGCAGGCGCTTCTGGACAACCTGCTGGCAGAGGATCTTCTCTCCAGGGAGTACCACTATGCCCTGCTCCATGAGCCTGACGGTGAGGCTCTGGCCAGGAAGATCTCCTTGACCCTGATGGAGAAAGGAGACCCAGACCTGGCCCCCTTGGGATGGATCTGGAGCGGGCTGCAGGCCCCGGCAGCCGAGAGGGACTCCGGCTACAAGGACCCTGGGG TTGGAAAGGCAGCCTTGGACAGGAATCAAGGTCTCTGGTTGAGCTGGCGGGAGCGGCAAGTGCTTCGAGAGCTCAGGCTGTGA